A DNA window from Guyparkeria halophila contains the following coding sequences:
- the fliE gene encoding flagellar hook-basal body complex protein FliE, producing MSGNDMSVDQILSQMQQLRTQATQRPAGPEAINPAAQGVNEVERSNFADALTQAVGQVNEAQQTTGDLKNRLQAGDDQVTLTQVMLASQRSSVAFEATLQVRNKLVQAYEKVMNMPL from the coding sequence ATGAGCGGCAACGACATGTCAGTCGATCAGATCCTTTCCCAGATGCAGCAGCTGCGTACCCAGGCCACGCAGCGCCCGGCGGGTCCGGAAGCGATCAATCCCGCCGCGCAGGGCGTCAACGAAGTCGAGCGCAGCAATTTTGCCGATGCCCTGACCCAGGCGGTCGGGCAGGTCAACGAGGCGCAGCAGACCACCGGCGATCTCAAGAACCGCCTGCAGGCGGGTGACGATCAGGTGACGCTCACCCAGGTCATGCTCGCCTCGCAGCGATCTTCCGTGGCCTTCGAGGCCACCCTGCAGGTGCGCAACAAACTGGTTCAGGCCTACGAAAAGGTCATGAACATGCCGTTGTAA
- a CDS encoding sigma-54 interaction domain-containing protein, giving the protein MPRPQPLCWIDSEAPEASLLKEQLTLLGFDTRTGHQPPGSDAPMCRLTFAAEGAIEATDSATQPPWVVMGELDGVPPMPPQAQLSWPVSLDTLQAVLAPMKSRWHGERLRHENRGLIGSSPALEGLRREVAQVAPTDATVLILGETGTGKEVVARMIHMLSERADKPFVPVNCGAIPGELLESELFGHEKGAFTGAISQRKGRFELAQGGTIFLDEIGDMPFSMQVKILRVLQERKFERVGGSASFDADVRIVAATHRDLLSMVDEGKFRQDLYYRLNVFPIQTQPLRALRDDLSEIAAALVERLHRDGRPAPTLTDAVISALSQHDWPGNVRELANVLERIGILAGDRPARVADLPAHLQHLGPSEPAPEHSAEASTDQSAAVARMDPDPRSIWSLTENIGPRLPLTPEEVEDCDLTLPDDGISLKSQLEAIEQAWIQAALTQADAVVARAARLLGIRRTTLVEKMRKYQIG; this is encoded by the coding sequence ATGCCGCGGCCGCAACCCCTTTGCTGGATCGACAGCGAGGCGCCCGAGGCGTCGTTGCTGAAGGAGCAATTGACGCTGCTCGGTTTCGATACCCGCACAGGCCACCAGCCGCCCGGATCCGATGCGCCGATGTGCCGATTGACCTTCGCTGCCGAGGGCGCGATCGAGGCGACCGATTCGGCCACCCAGCCCCCGTGGGTGGTGATGGGTGAGCTTGACGGTGTCCCGCCCATGCCGCCGCAGGCCCAGCTTTCATGGCCGGTGTCGTTGGATACGCTGCAGGCCGTGCTCGCGCCGATGAAGAGCCGCTGGCACGGCGAGCGACTGCGTCATGAAAACCGCGGCCTGATCGGCAGCAGCCCCGCACTCGAGGGGCTGCGCCGCGAGGTGGCCCAGGTGGCGCCGACGGATGCCACCGTGCTGATCCTGGGCGAGACCGGCACCGGCAAGGAAGTGGTCGCGCGGATGATCCACATGCTCTCCGAGCGTGCCGACAAGCCCTTCGTGCCGGTCAACTGCGGGGCCATTCCCGGCGAGTTGCTCGAATCGGAATTGTTCGGTCACGAAAAAGGCGCCTTCACCGGCGCGATCAGCCAGCGCAAGGGGCGTTTCGAACTGGCGCAGGGCGGCACCATCTTTCTCGACGAGATCGGCGACATGCCGTTCTCCATGCAGGTCAAGATCCTGCGGGTGCTGCAGGAGCGCAAGTTCGAGCGCGTCGGCGGCAGCGCCTCGTTCGATGCCGACGTGCGCATCGTCGCGGCGACGCACCGTGATCTGCTCTCGATGGTCGACGAGGGCAAGTTCCGTCAGGACCTCTATTACCGTCTCAACGTCTTTCCCATCCAGACCCAGCCGTTGCGCGCACTGCGTGACGACCTGTCGGAGATCGCCGCGGCGCTGGTGGAGCGGCTGCACCGCGACGGCCGACCGGCGCCCACGCTGACCGATGCGGTGATCTCGGCGCTCAGCCAGCACGATTGGCCCGGCAATGTGCGCGAGCTGGCGAATGTGCTCGAGCGGATCGGCATTCTTGCGGGAGACCGCCCGGCCCGGGTCGCCGATCTCCCCGCGCATCTGCAGCACCTCGGCCCGTCGGAGCCCGCGCCCGAGCACTCGGCTGAGGCATCCACCGATCAGTCGGCAGCGGTGGCGCGAATGGACCCGGACCCGCGCAGCATCTGGTCATTGACCGAGAACATCGGCCCGCGACTGCCGCTGACCCCGGAGGAGGTCGAAGACTGCGACCTGACGCTGCCGGACGACGGCATTTCGCTGAAGTCGCAGCTCGAGGCGATTGAGCAGGCCTGGATCCAGGCGGCGTTGACACAGGCCGACGCCGTGGTCGCGCGTGCGGCACGTCTGCTGGGGATCCGTCGCACCACCCTCGTCGAGAAGATGCGCAAGTACCAGATCGGTTGA